In one window of uncultured Sphaerochaeta sp. DNA:
- a CDS encoding zinc ribbon domain-containing protein: protein MAYCVQCGVKLSSGAKTCPLCGTEVQLPPGMEETLSEPLFAKKLPPEGTRGITKARKGLVELIVALFVVSEITVGLSLFFSGALAYAFIPLFCIAMAAVSLVSIVLTKPHYINHASWQSLNAAILLLGLDGYDFSWAWSLVAAGGIAMFWMYGVFPWTRWAKKHAKGGVALSVLTTLFYVALINVVVSGSFTWFLPVAIPTLLALLGGSSLFLFWFANRKGNRIPIADIVLGSMVVLFISSTVFDGALTRYQTGAVYLRWASSLLVSAIVILLFMVAVSLSLRLRRYFTSHNRHD, encoded by the coding sequence ATGGCATATTGCGTACAATGTGGAGTTAAGCTATCCAGTGGGGCAAAGACCTGCCCATTATGCGGAACGGAGGTCCAGCTTCCCCCAGGAATGGAGGAAACCTTAAGCGAGCCTCTCTTTGCAAAGAAATTGCCACCAGAGGGAACCCGTGGTATAACCAAGGCAAGAAAAGGCTTGGTTGAATTAATCGTGGCCTTGTTTGTGGTCAGCGAGATTACCGTTGGGCTCTCCCTTTTCTTTTCTGGAGCCTTGGCGTATGCCTTCATTCCTCTGTTCTGTATAGCCATGGCTGCTGTAAGCCTTGTTTCCATCGTTCTGACAAAACCCCATTATATCAATCATGCAAGTTGGCAAAGCCTGAATGCTGCAATCTTGCTTCTTGGGCTTGATGGGTATGATTTTTCATGGGCTTGGTCACTAGTTGCAGCTGGTGGCATTGCAATGTTCTGGATGTATGGGGTGTTTCCTTGGACCAGATGGGCAAAGAAGCATGCGAAGGGAGGTGTAGCACTAAGTGTGTTGACTACTCTCTTCTATGTAGCGCTTATCAACGTGGTTGTCTCTGGTTCCTTTACTTGGTTCCTTCCAGTAGCCATACCAACACTCCTTGCACTTTTGGGTGGATCCTCTCTGTTCCTCTTCTGGTTTGCCAATAGAAAGGGAAACAGGATTCCCATTGCTGATATTGTGCTCGGGTCGATGGTGGTTCTCTTCATTTCCAGTACAGTGTTTGATGGTGCACTCACCCGCTACCAAACAGGTGCTGTCTATCTTCGTTGGGCAAGCAGTCTTTTGGTATCGGCAATCGTTATCCTGTTGTTTATGGTTGCCGTATCTCTTTCCCTACGCCTCAGGAGATATTTCACCAGTCATAATAGACATGACTAA
- the gcvT gene encoding glycine cleavage system aminomethyltransferase GcvT: MKHTPLYERYRNYPGVKLIDFGGWELPVQFETGILGEHNAVRERAGLFDVSHMGECNVSGETAASYLDYLCTNSISDMQVGQCRYTLMCYPDGTVVDDLLIYRRSDISFMVVMNASNCEKDLEWIKQGNPKAGECPMVQDISDATVLLALQGPLASQILSTLLPDCNSLQTFRFRSQCEVGEVMALISRTGYTGEDGYELYCAAEDGPLLWDILLEAGKPFGLICCGLGSRDTLRMEAKLPLYGHEISDTITPLEANLSMFVKLEKSDFCGRDALLVQKEAGIPRTLRGIEMVEKAVPRSGYRVFLEDEDIGYVTSGTKSPTLGIFCAYILIKREAGLKFGDTVDIEIHGQRKKAKLVKTPFYKHGVKNSEL; encoded by the coding sequence ATGAAACACACACCACTGTATGAGCGATATAGAAACTATCCTGGGGTCAAGTTGATCGACTTTGGAGGTTGGGAATTGCCTGTGCAATTTGAGACAGGTATCCTTGGTGAGCATAACGCTGTGAGAGAACGTGCGGGACTGTTTGATGTCTCCCACATGGGTGAGTGTAATGTAAGTGGGGAGACAGCAGCCTCCTATCTTGATTATCTCTGCACGAACTCAATCAGTGATATGCAGGTCGGGCAATGCCGCTATACACTGATGTGTTATCCTGATGGAACGGTGGTTGATGATTTGCTCATCTACCGCCGCTCCGATATCTCTTTCATGGTTGTAATGAACGCATCCAATTGTGAGAAGGACCTGGAATGGATCAAGCAAGGCAATCCCAAAGCAGGGGAATGCCCGATGGTACAGGACATTTCCGATGCAACGGTTCTGTTGGCTTTGCAGGGTCCTCTCGCTTCCCAGATACTCTCTACCTTGTTGCCTGATTGTAATAGCTTGCAAACCTTCCGCTTCCGCAGCCAGTGTGAAGTAGGGGAGGTGATGGCACTTATCAGCCGAACAGGGTACACAGGGGAAGATGGGTATGAGCTGTATTGTGCTGCTGAAGATGGACCCCTGCTCTGGGATATCCTGTTGGAAGCAGGCAAGCCATTTGGCCTTATCTGTTGTGGTCTGGGAAGTCGTGACACCTTGCGCATGGAAGCAAAACTGCCATTGTACGGCCACGAGATCAGCGATACTATTACCCCATTGGAAGCAAATCTTTCCATGTTTGTGAAGCTGGAAAAGAGTGATTTCTGTGGAAGGGATGCTTTGCTTGTCCAGAAAGAAGCGGGTATTCCCAGAACGCTGAGAGGCATAGAGATGGTGGAAAAAGCGGTTCCACGTAGTGGTTATCGCGTATTTCTGGAAGATGAGGATATCGGGTATGTAACCAGTGGGACAAAAAGCCCTACCTTGGGAATCTTCTGTGCCTATATACTGATCAAACGAGAGGCCGGACTCAAGTTCGGTGACACTGTGGACATTGAAATCCACGGGCAACGAAAAAAGGCGAAGCTGGTGAAGACGCCTTTCTATAAGCATGGAGTGAAAAACAGCGAATTATAA
- the ybaK gene encoding Cys-tRNA(Pro) deacylase has translation MKKTNAMRILEAQAIPYEVVEYTWDEEHLDAVHASEVAGLEPSQVFKTIVLEDSEKQIFVFCLPADFSVSLKKVRALTGSKDIALLKLDRLQSVTGYIRGGCSPLGMKRQFPTFIEEVAQMEPYIHVSAGIRGLQLKIKPEDLVSATQGQFADFT, from the coding sequence ATGAAAAAGACCAACGCGATGAGGATCCTGGAGGCACAAGCCATTCCCTATGAGGTAGTGGAATACACATGGGATGAAGAGCACCTGGATGCAGTGCATGCGAGTGAGGTTGCAGGTTTGGAACCTTCTCAGGTTTTCAAGACAATCGTGCTAGAGGATAGTGAGAAGCAGATATTTGTATTCTGCCTTCCTGCAGACTTCTCTGTCAGCCTGAAGAAAGTGAGAGCATTGACGGGTAGCAAGGATATAGCGTTATTGAAGCTTGACCGATTGCAGTCTGTCACTGGGTATATTCGTGGAGGTTGCAGCCCCTTGGGAATGAAAAGACAATTCCCCACCTTCATCGAGGAAGTCGCCCAGATGGAACCGTATATCCATGTGAGTGCAGGAATACGTGGTCTGCAGCTGAAAATCAAACCGGAAGACCTCGTATCAGCAACACAAGGACAGTTTGCAGACTTTACTTAG